The Symphalangus syndactylus isolate Jambi chromosome 8, NHGRI_mSymSyn1-v2.1_pri, whole genome shotgun sequence genome includes a window with the following:
- the LOC129488206 gene encoding LOW QUALITY PROTEIN: bromodomain-containing protein 9-like (The sequence of the model RefSeq protein was modified relative to this genomic sequence to represent the inferred CDS: deleted 1 base in 1 codon), whose translation MGKKQKKHKAEWRSSYEDYAKKPLKLVLKVGGSEVTELSGSGHNSSYYDNRSDHERERHKEKKKKSKKEKHLNDEERRKRKEEKKRKREREHCDTEGEADDFDPGKKVEVEPPPDRPVRACRTQPAENESTPIQQLLEHFLCQLQRKDPHGFFAFPVTDAIASGYSMIIKHPMDFGTMKDKIVANEYKSVREFKADFKLICDNAMTYNRPDTVYYKSAKKILQAGFKMMSKQAAFLGNENTAVEEPVPEVVPVQVETAKKSKKPSREVISYMFKPEGNACSLTDSTAEEHVLALLEHAADEARDRINRFLPGGKMGYLKRNGDGSLLYSVVNTDELDADEEETHPVDLSSLSSKLLPGFTTLGFKDERRNKVTFLSSATTALSMQNNSVFGVLKSEEMELLYSAYTDETGVQCALSLQEFVKDAGSYSKKVVDDLLDQITGGDHSKTLFQLKQRRNVPMKPPDEAKVGDTLGDSSGSVLEFMSMKSYPDLSVDISMLSSLGKVKKELDPDDSHLNLDEMTKLLQDLHKAQAEHGGSQPSSNLSSLSNASERDQHHPGSPSHLSVGEQPDVTHDPCEFPQSPEPAASTKTKL comes from the exons ATGGGCAAGAAGCAAAAGAAGCACAAGGCCGAGTGGCGCTCGTCCTATGAGGATTATGCCAAGAAGCCCCTGAAGCTAGTCCTCAAGGTCGGAGGAAGTGAAGTGACTGAACTCTCAGGATCTGGCCACAACTCCAGTTACTATGATAACAGGTCAGACCATGAGCGAGAGaggcacaaagaaaagaaaaagaagtccaaGAAAGAGAAGCATCTGAACgatgaggaaagaaggaagcga aaggaagagaagaagcgGAAGCGAGAGAGGGAGCACTGTGACACGGAGGGAGAGGCTGACGACTTTGATCCTGGGAAGAAGGTGGAGGTGGAGCCGCCCCCAGATCGGCCAGTCCGAGCGTGCCGGACACAGCCAGCCGAAAATGAGAGCACACCTATTCAGCAACTCCTGGAACACTTCCTCTGCCAGCTCCAGAGAAAAGATCCCCATGGATTTTTTGCTTTTCCTGTCACGGATGCAATTGCTTCTGGATATTCAATGATAATAAAACATCCCATGGATTTTGGCACCATGAAAGACAAAATTGTAGCTAATGAATACAAATCAGTTAGGGAATTTAAGGCAGATTTCAAACTGATATGTGATAATGCAATGACATACAATAGGCCAGATACCGTGTACTACAAGTCGGCGAAGAAGATCCTTCAGGCAGGCTTTAAGATGATGAGCAAACAGGCAGCTTTTTTGGGCAATGAAAATACAGCTGTTGAGGAACCTGTCCCTGAAGTTGTACCAGTACAAGTAGAAACTGCCAAGAAATCCAAAAAGCCGAGTAGAGAAGTTATTAGCTACATGTTCAAGCCTGAAGGGAATGCCTGCAGCTTGACGGACAGTACCGCAGAGGAGCACGTGCTGGCGCTGCTGGAGCACGCAGCTGACGAAGCTCGGGACAGGATCAACCGGTTCCTCCCAGGCGGCAAGATGGGCTATCTGAAGAGGAACGGGGACGGGAGTCTGCTCTACAGCGTGGTCAACACAGACGAGCTGGACGCTGATGAGGAGGAGACCCACCCAGTAGACTTGAGCTCGCTCTCCAGTAAGCTGCTCCCAGGCTTCACCACGCTGGGCTTCAAAGACGAGAGAAGAAACAAAGTCACCTTTCTCTCCAGTGCCACTACTGCGCTTTCGATGCAGAATAATTCAGTATTTGGCGTCTTGAAGTCGGAGGAGATGGAGCTGCTCTATTCAGCCTACACAGATGAGACAGGCGTGCAGTGTGCGCTGAGCCTGCAGGAGTTTGTGAAGGATGCTGGGAGCTACAGCAAGAAAGTGGTGGACGACCTCCTGGACCAGATCACAGGCGGAGACCACTCCAAGACGCTCTTCCAGCTGAAGCAGAGAAGAAATGTTCCCATGAAACCTCCAGATGAAGCCAAGGTTGGGGACACCCTAGGCGACAGCAGTGGCTCTGTTCTGGAGTTCATGTCGATGAAGTCGTATCCCGACCTCTCCGTGGATATCTCCATGCTCAGCTCTCTGGGGAAGGTGAAGAAGGAGCTGGACCCTGACGACAGCCATTTGAACTTGGATGAGATGACCAAGCTCCTGCAGGACCTTCACAAAGCACAGGCGGAGCACGGCGGCTCTCAGCCGTCATCCAACCTCAGCTCCCTGTCCAACGCCTCCGAGAGGGACCAGCACCACCCGGGAAGCCCTTCTCACCTGAGTGTCGGGGAGCAGCCAGACGTCACCCACGACCCCTGTGAGTTTCCTCAGTCTCCAGAGCCTGCGGCCTCCACCAAGACCAAACTCTAG